The sequence CGGCAGCGGGAAGTCGACCCTGAGCGACTTGCTGGCCAGGTTTTATGATCCGACCGAGGGGCGAATTCTGTTCGATGGGACAGACCTCCGGGAGGTTTCGTTGAAATCCCTGCGGGCTCAGATCGGTGTGGTCACGCAGCAGACGTTTCTTTTTGACGATACGGTCGGGGCCAATATTGCTTATGGTGGCGACGCGTCCAGTCTTGAAAAACTCGAGGCTGCGGCGCTGGCTGCGCATGCCAGCGAATTCGTTCATAAACTTCCATCCGGGTTCGCCACGGAAATCGGCGAAGCCGGGGTGGCCTTGTCGGGCGGGCAACGACAGCGCCTGGCCATCGCACGCGCCTTGCTGAAGGATGCTCCGATTTTGATTCTCGATGAGGCGACTTCGGCTCTGGATTCGGAATCGGAGAGGTTGGTGCAGGCAGCGATCGATCATCTGATGACCGGGCGGACAAGTCTGGTGATTGCGCATCGCCTCTCGACGATCCGACGTGCCGACCGGATCGTTGTTTTGAGCGACGGACGGATTGTGGAAGAGGGTACGCACGAAGCCTTGTTGGCCCTCGGGGGACAATATCGGCGCTTGCATGACCAGCAGCAGCTTTTCTCGGAGCCATCCGAGTGAGGCTGCTGCCCGCGGGATCTCGCCGGGAACGAGCTTTCGTCTGGATGGGAGGTCTGCTCATCTTTCTCGTCCTCCAATTCCTGCGTTGGACGACGCGATCTTCTTTCGAGGGAGAAGAGGAACTTTTCTCGCGCTTTGCGTCTGAGGAGCCTGTGATCCTGGCTTTCTGGCACGGCCGGCTTGCGATGATGCCCTTTGCTTATCGAGGTCGCGGTGCCTGCATCATGAATAGCCGTCATCGCGACGGTGCATTGGTCTCTCGGGCGATCGAACGCCTGGGGATCGAGGTCGTGCACGGTTCGAGCACTCGGGGGTGGGTGGGTGGATTGAAGGGCCTGCTTGCGGCGCATGAACGCGGTCTCGATATCGTGGTCGTCCCTGACGGGCCAAAAGGCCCGCGCTGCAAGGCCAAGCCGGGCATTCTGCAACTGGCGCGCGCGACTGGTGCGCCGATTTATCCAGTTGGCTATTCGGCAACGAGTTTTGGATTTCTGTCCCGCAGCTGGGATCGACTTCTGCTCCCCAAGCCGCTCTCTCATGTGCACTATGTCGCGGGCGATTGCGTGCGGGTTCCGGCAGCGGCAAGTGCCGCCGAGATGGAAGAAGCTCGACGTCTCCTCGAGGCGCGCTTGGTGGGCGTGGCCGCGCGCGCCGACGAACTTGCCGGTATTCCAGCGGCCCTGTCGGCGGAATGGTTGGCGACAGCACCCGCGCCTTCGGCGGGATCAAAGGGCTGATGGCTAAATTTCCGGCACCTCTGGTTTTGCGGCTTTATAACCTGCTTCTCGCACTCGTGGGGATGATGAGCCTGCCTCTCGTCCTGCTTGGTCTGCTCTGGCGGGCTGAAGCACGCCGGGGTCTCGCTGCGAGACTCGGTTTCGGTTGGCCTGCGGGAACCCCGGGTGAACTTCTCTGGGCGCACGGAGCTTCGGTGGGGGAGGTGGAAGCACTGGCCCCTCTGGTCCGTCGCTGGCAGGTCGCGCATCCCCAAGCGCCGGTCGTGGTCACTGCATTGACACTGACGGGAGTCGCAACGGCCCGCCGACTCCTTCCCGGCATTCATGCGATTACGGCACCGCTGGATTTTCCGCTGGTGACCGGTCGGCTCGTCCGGCGGCTTCGCCCATCGCTTTTTCTGTTCACCGAAAATGAATTATGGCCTAACCTCCTGTTGGCCCTGCGCCGGAAAGGGGTGCCCTCGGTGCAGGTCAGTGGGCGTGTTTCGGCCGGTGCTGCGAGTGGGCTCGCGATGTTTCCCCGATTCTCTCGCGCGGTCCTCGAATGCGTCTCGCGCTTTTTACTGCAATCCGAAGCGGACCGGAGCCGTCTCCTGTCTCTCGGGGTCGATGCGGAACGACTTTTTGTCACGGGCTCCTTGAAGGGAAGCGGGGAGGTTCAGGAGCCTCCCGCGGTGCTTGCCAGCCTGGCCTCCCGAGAGCTGGTCGTGGCGGGCTCGACCCATGCCGGTGAGGAATTGCTTTTGGCGGAAGCGCTGCAGTCGCTGCAACGAACCCATCGAGATCTCCTCCTCATTTTGGCCCCGCGTCATCCGGAGCGCTTCGTGGAGGTAGCGGATCAATTATCCGATATGGAAATCCCGTTCCTGCGCAGGAGCGAACTCGTGGGCGCCAGGTTCCCGAAAGGCCCGCAGGTGCTGCTGCTCGATACGCTGGGAGAGTTGGCGGGCTGCTACGGGATGGCGCGAGTCGCATTCGTGGGCGGTAGTTTGGTGCCCGTGGGTGGGCACAACCTTCTCGAGCCGGCGCGCTTTGGCGTCCCCATCGTGGTGGGGCCTCATATCGAATCCGTGGCTGAGTTGGCAGACCGGCTGGAAGCTGCAGGCGGACTCCGTCGCGCGGCAACTGCTGCCGAATTGGCAGTGGAGATCGAGCATTTTCTTCATGTCCGCGATCCGGAGGCGGCCACCGCAGCGCGTGCGATGGCGGCAGAGCTCTCCGGTGCGCTCGACGATACCTGGAGGGCACTCGAGGTACCGCTGAATGGAAGGTCGCTGGTATGAGGGTGGACCAGGAAAGCGGACTGCGCGAGCGCGTGCTCGTCGGATGGCGTCATCGAGGTGCCTTGCGAGTCCTCCTTGCGCCGGCAGCACTTTTATTTGGCCTCGCTGTTCGCCTCCGGGGAGCGGCCTATCGTTTTGGACTTTTCCGAACCCATGCGGTCGACGTGCCGATTGTCAGCATCGGGAATTTGACGGTGGGTGGAACTGGCAAGACTCCTTTTGCGCTGTGGCTTGCGGAACGTCTCTGCGCGCGTGGCTATCGACCGGCGATCGTCACACGTGGTTATGGGGGGGTGCTCAAGGGGCGGGTGGTGATGGTCGGTAACGGCTCTGAGCTCAGCGAAGATGTTTCAGAAGTCGGGGATGAGGCGGTGCTGCTGGCCGAGCGCGCCGGTGTTCCTGTGGTTTGCGGAGCGGATCGGGTGGCGGCTGCGCAAAAAGCTGCCTCGACAAACGAGGTCGACCTGATTGTTCTTGATGATGGTTTCCAGCATCGCCGTCTGGGGCGATCGATGGATATCGTGTTGGTGGATGGCCGGGCAGGCTTCGGAAATGGAGGGCTACTGCCGGCAGGTCCCTTGCGCGAGCCTCTGGCGGCGCTTCGGCGTGCAGATGCTGTCGTGGTCACGAAGACTCGGGAGCCTGGCGATGTCGGTGCACGGGTTTCGGCAGCGGTTCCGGGCGTTCCGGTCTTTACCGCGGGCTTCGCCCCGGCCGCAGTGATCCATTATGAGGACGGTGAGACAATGGTCCGGCCACTCGGCACCATTGTCGGCCGCAAGATCGTGACGGTGTCCGCGATCGCTGACCCTACATCTTTTTATGAACTGCTCGGTGATCTCGAAGTCCAACCGATCGACGTGCTGGAGTATCCCGACCATCACGATTTTGACCAAGCCGACTGGCAGCAGATCTCGAAGGTTGCTCATGCGGCGGACCTGATCGTCTGCACGGAGAAAGACCTGGTGAAGTTGAGACGCTTTCCCTTCGCGCGGGGGCGCTTGGTGGCGCTTCGTCTGGAGCTGCGGATGCCTCCGGACGAGGAGGCCGATCTTCTTTCCCTGTTGGCGAGGCGGACCGCCTAGCGCTTGGCGCAGGACAAAACTGTCTATGGGCAATGCCTGCGGGATGTGGTTAAACTCAGGCCCGAGGATTTCAGAATGTTGATTTTAGTTACAGGATGCGCAGGGTTTATCGGTTCACAGATTGTAGATGCTCTTTTGCTGCGCGGCGATCAGGTGCGTGGGCTCGATTGCTTTCTGGATTATTATCCGCGCGAGCGTAAAGAGAAAAACATCGAGAACGCTATAGGAAATCCCAACTTTACGTTTCTCGAAGAAGATTTGATGACGGCCGATCTGAATTCGATTTGTGCGGATGTGGATGCGGTAATTCATCTCGCCGCTCAAGCCGGGGTGCGTGCGAGTTGGGGGCAGGATTTTTCGATCTACTGCAACTCAAATATTCAGGGAACGCAGAGGTTGCTGGAGGCCTGTCTGGCGAGGAAAACAAGGGTTGTCTATTCCTCGTCCTCTTCCATCTACGGCGATGCGAAGGATTTCCCGACCAGCGAAGAGACGCTTCCGCAGCCAATTTCCCCCTACGGAGTCAGCAAGCTGGCTGGGGAGCATCTTTCACGGCTCTACACGGTTTCCGCTGGCGTCCCGACGATTTCTCTCCGCTACTTTACGGTTTACGGTCCTCGCCAACGTCCGGATATGGCTTTCCATAAATTCCTTCGAGCCCAACTCGAGGGGTCTGAAATTACTCTTTATGATGATGGCGAGCAGACACGAGATTTCACTTTTGTGGGTGACGTGGTCCGCGCCAACCTGCTGGCTCTCGAAAATGGCACGCCCGGAACCGCCTACAATATCGGCGGGGGCTCGCGAGTGACCGTGAATCATGTGCTGGAGATGATCGGTCGGATCACGGGCATCGCGCCTCGGGTGGAACGTCTGGGCAAGCAACTCGGTGATGTCCGGCACACGCACGCTGCGGCGGAGTTGGCTGCATCGGAATTGCAGTGGTCGCCGCGGACCGGCCTCGAAGAGGGCCTT is a genomic window of Candidatus Binatia bacterium containing:
- a CDS encoding lysophospholipid acyltransferase family protein, producing MRLLPAGSRRERAFVWMGGLLIFLVLQFLRWTTRSSFEGEEELFSRFASEEPVILAFWHGRLAMMPFAYRGRGACIMNSRHRDGALVSRAIERLGIEVVHGSSTRGWVGGLKGLLAAHERGLDIVVVPDGPKGPRCKAKPGILQLARATGAPIYPVGYSATSFGFLSRSWDRLLLPKPLSHVHYVAGDCVRVPAAASAAEMEEARRLLEARLVGVAARADELAGIPAALSAEWLATAPAPSAGSKG
- a CDS encoding glycosyltransferase N-terminal domain-containing protein, which produces MAKFPAPLVLRLYNLLLALVGMMSLPLVLLGLLWRAEARRGLAARLGFGWPAGTPGELLWAHGASVGEVEALAPLVRRWQVAHPQAPVVVTALTLTGVATARRLLPGIHAITAPLDFPLVTGRLVRRLRPSLFLFTENELWPNLLLALRRKGVPSVQVSGRVSAGAASGLAMFPRFSRAVLECVSRFLLQSEADRSRLLSLGVDAERLFVTGSLKGSGEVQEPPAVLASLASRELVVAGSTHAGEELLLAEALQSLQRTHRDLLLILAPRHPERFVEVADQLSDMEIPFLRRSELVGARFPKGPQVLLLDTLGELAGCYGMARVAFVGGSLVPVGGHNLLEPARFGVPIVVGPHIESVAELADRLEAAGGLRRAATAAELAVEIEHFLHVRDPEAATAARAMAAELSGALDDTWRALEVPLNGRSLV
- the lpxK gene encoding tetraacyldisaccharide 4'-kinase codes for the protein MRVDQESGLRERVLVGWRHRGALRVLLAPAALLFGLAVRLRGAAYRFGLFRTHAVDVPIVSIGNLTVGGTGKTPFALWLAERLCARGYRPAIVTRGYGGVLKGRVVMVGNGSELSEDVSEVGDEAVLLAERAGVPVVCGADRVAAAQKAASTNEVDLIVLDDGFQHRRLGRSMDIVLVDGRAGFGNGGLLPAGPLREPLAALRRADAVVVTKTREPGDVGARVSAAVPGVPVFTAGFAPAAVIHYEDGETMVRPLGTIVGRKIVTVSAIADPTSFYELLGDLEVQPIDVLEYPDHHDFDQADWQQISKVAHAADLIVCTEKDLVKLRRFPFARGRLVALRLELRMPPDEEADLLSLLARRTA
- a CDS encoding NAD-dependent epimerase/dehydratase family protein gives rise to the protein MLILVTGCAGFIGSQIVDALLLRGDQVRGLDCFLDYYPRERKEKNIENAIGNPNFTFLEEDLMTADLNSICADVDAVIHLAAQAGVRASWGQDFSIYCNSNIQGTQRLLEACLARKTRVVYSSSSSIYGDAKDFPTSEETLPQPISPYGVSKLAGEHLSRLYTVSAGVPTISLRYFTVYGPRQRPDMAFHKFLRAQLEGSEITLYDDGEQTRDFTFVGDVVRANLLALENGTPGTAYNIGGGSRVTVNHVLEMIGRITGIAPRVERLGKQLGDVRHTHAAAELAASELQWSPRTGLEEGLQAEYDWLKQEIC